In Castor canadensis chromosome 11, mCasCan1.hap1v2, whole genome shotgun sequence, a single genomic region encodes these proteins:
- the Nek2 gene encoding serine/threonine-protein kinase Nek2 has protein sequence MPSRVEDYEVLHTIGTGSYGRCQKIRRKSDGKILVWKELDYGSMTEVEKQMLVSEVNLLRELKHPNIVRYYDRIIDRTNTTLYIVMEYCEGGDLASVITKGTKERQYLEEEFVLRVMTQLTMALKECHRRSDGGHTVLHRDLKPANVFLDGKQNVKLGDFGLARILNHDTSFAKTFVGTPYYMSPEQMNRMSYNEKSDIWSLGCLLYELCALMPPFTAFNQKELAGKIREGKFRRIPYRYSDELNDIITRMLNLKDYHRPSVEEILENPLIADLVAEEQKRNFERRGRRLAEPEKLQDSSPVLSELKLKETQLQERERALKAREERLEQKERELCFRERLAEDKLARAESLVKNYSLLKEQRFLSLAGGPELLGLPSSIIKKKVHFSGDSKENIMRSENSESQHASKSKCKDLKKRLHAAQLRAQALSDIEKTYQLKSKQILGMR, from the exons ATGCCGTCCCGGGTGGAGGACTATGAGGTGCTCCACACCATCGGCACGGGCTCCTACGGCCGCTGCCAGAAGATCCGGAGGAAGAGCGACGGCAAG aTACTAGTTTGGAAAGAACTTGACTATGGCTCCATGACAGAAGTTGAGAAACAGATGCTTGTTTCTGAAGTGAATTTGCTTCGTGAACTGAAACATCCAAACATTGTCCGTTACTATGATCGGATTATTGACCGAACCAACACGACGTTGTACATTGTGATGGAATATTGTGAAGGGGGGGACCTGGCTAGCGTAATTACAAAGGGAACCAAAGAAAG GCAATACTTAGAAGAAGAATTTGTTCTTCGAGTGATGACTCAGTTAACAATGGCCCTGAAGGAATGTCACAGACGAAGTGATGGCGGTCACACTGTGCTGCATCGGGATCTGAAACCAGCCAATGTCTTTCTGGATGGCAAACAGAATGTCAAGCTTGGAGACTTTGGGCTAGCTAGAATATTAAATCATGATACGAGTTTTGCAAAAACATTTGTTGGCACTCCTTATTACATGTCTCCT GAACAAATGAATCGCATGTCCTATAACGAGAAGTCAGATATCTGGTCCCTGGGTTGTTTGCTGTATGAACTTTGTGCTTTAAT GCCTCCATTTACAGCTTTTAACCAAAAAGAACTAGCTGGGAAGATCAGAGAAGGCAAATTCAGGAGAATTCCATACCGCTACTCTGATGAATTGAATGACATTATTACAAGGATGTTAAATTTAAAG GATTACCATCGACCTTCAGTTGAAGAAATTCTTGAGAATCCTTTGATAGCAGACTTGGTAGCAGaagagcaaaaaagaaattttgagagGAGAGGGCGACGACTAGCAGAGCCTGAAAAGTTACAGGATTCCAGCCCTGTATTGAGTGAGCTGAAACTGAAGGAAACACAGTTGCAGGAACGAGAGCGAGCCCTCAAAGCCCGAGAGGAAAGACTGGAGC AGAAGGAACGTGAACTTTGTTTTCGAGAGAGATTAGCAGAAGACAAACTGGCCAGAGCAGAAAGCCTGGTAAAGAACTACAGCTTGCTAAAGGAGCAGAGGTTCCTGTCTCTGGCAGGTGGTCCAG aactTCTTGGTCTTCCATCCTCAATAATTAAgaagaaagttcatttcagtGGGGACAGTAAAGAGAACATCATGAGGAGTGAGAATTCGGAGAGTCAGCATGCCTCCAAGtccaagtgcaaggacctgaagAAGAGGCTTCATGCCGCCCAGCTGCGGGCTCAGGCCCTGTCAGACATTGAGAAAACGTATCAACTCAAAAGCAAGCAGATCCTCGGCATGCGCTAG